A window of the Calditrichia bacterium genome harbors these coding sequences:
- a CDS encoding T9SS type A sorting domain-containing protein, with translation MKTLTKTAALILMLIVSVSPAMVAQGFRDFRIHDRGMLHETVFNTGEIGRGWQTGEQGNRTSFPLMEWPSRSATIVQGLDYSGQHNILGGGMYMAANLASKPELANRMYAFCGGIGASEAEVTVNVWSYPLSLVEIENFPLLDDGSINPDYNPDEAEEIIIAKWATPIGVTVTRTSRAWSYPDYDDMIIYEYTLEYTGDTDGDESTIEQTEQLRDFMPLFIYGWAPSMYGYQRHYQEWLYEGGIYRGDQNGFWDADYWLSFNMNLRTGSENQIAKPEPNKELFRQFAETGLNGGALTSPQAPGMAMLQYDTTHLAIVDPFDLSRNESEAVKILRTNFGEYYELSENLRIKQPWSNKVSTGNTRSSKMMVESINPDNRWSGRYAPGSTTWPEPPSPRWIGRAAYPYRQSADAGQKHIVFGPYTLNHGDKLEYALAEVVGYGAQPGKRIEGGQTITQWANTPSLDRRYTIDGEVMTENYLTEYGYPDYVNSDVRNVTQVAHKAFTAYLGEEPQLPVWPEDYPKDGSYKIPVPFPAPNYTIENTVSAEVRIRWTRDLEAFTHPRLMGDLQEFQIYRSIAGMGPWELIGTLQKGAVTGDDIYEFIDTDENFKVGEKRFYSVISVDENGNTSGRTNIVEFEKNIGSVDNFSPEQGDKIYAVPNPFRISSGFSGGGATAGQIGFYGLPRECTIRIYSYAGQLIETIEHNTPVYSVAWFQASRNDQEIASGVYFYVVTTPEGKQTHGKFVVIK, from the coding sequence ATGAAAACCTTAACAAAAACGGCTGCACTGATCCTGATGTTGATCGTTTCGGTAAGTCCGGCGATGGTTGCGCAGGGTTTCCGGGATTTCCGTATTCACGATCGCGGCATGCTGCACGAAACCGTGTTCAACACCGGGGAAATCGGGCGCGGCTGGCAAACCGGAGAGCAGGGCAACCGGACTTCTTTCCCGTTGATGGAATGGCCGTCCCGCTCCGCAACGATTGTGCAGGGGCTGGATTACAGCGGTCAACACAATATTCTCGGCGGCGGCATGTATATGGCTGCCAACCTCGCCAGCAAACCGGAACTTGCCAACCGGATGTATGCTTTTTGCGGCGGCATCGGCGCCAGCGAGGCGGAAGTTACCGTGAATGTCTGGAGCTATCCGTTGTCGCTCGTGGAAATCGAGAATTTCCCGCTGTTGGATGACGGCAGCATTAACCCGGATTACAACCCGGATGAAGCGGAAGAAATTATCATCGCGAAATGGGCAACGCCTATCGGCGTAACCGTCACCCGGACATCGCGGGCGTGGAGCTATCCCGATTACGATGATATGATCATTTACGAATACACCCTCGAATACACCGGAGATACAGACGGCGACGAAAGCACCATCGAGCAAACTGAGCAACTGCGTGATTTCATGCCATTATTCATTTACGGTTGGGCGCCATCGATGTATGGCTATCAGCGCCATTATCAGGAATGGCTGTATGAGGGCGGTATTTATCGCGGAGACCAAAACGGTTTTTGGGACGCGGATTACTGGCTGTCTTTCAATATGAATTTGCGAACCGGCAGCGAAAACCAGATCGCAAAACCGGAGCCGAACAAAGAGCTTTTCCGGCAATTTGCCGAAACCGGTTTGAACGGCGGCGCACTCACCAGTCCGCAGGCACCGGGAATGGCGATGTTGCAATACGATACCACTCATCTCGCGATTGTCGATCCGTTCGATCTTTCGCGAAATGAATCCGAAGCGGTGAAAATTTTACGCACCAATTTTGGCGAATATTACGAATTGTCGGAAAACCTGCGCATCAAACAGCCGTGGTCGAACAAAGTGAGCACCGGGAACACCCGCAGCTCCAAAATGATGGTCGAATCGATCAATCCGGACAACCGCTGGAGCGGCAGATATGCCCCCGGCAGCACCACCTGGCCGGAGCCGCCGAGCCCGCGCTGGATCGGACGTGCCGCGTATCCCTATCGCCAAAGCGCGGATGCGGGACAAAAGCACATCGTTTTCGGACCGTACACCCTCAATCACGGTGACAAACTGGAATACGCCCTTGCCGAAGTAGTTGGTTACGGCGCGCAGCCCGGCAAACGCATCGAGGGCGGACAAACCATCACGCAGTGGGCAAACACGCCATCGCTGGATCGCCGCTACACAATTGACGGCGAAGTGATGACTGAAAACTATCTCACGGAATACGGTTACCCGGATTATGTTAACAGCGACGTTCGCAACGTTACCCAGGTTGCCCACAAAGCGTTTACGGCGTATCTCGGCGAAGAACCGCAACTGCCGGTGTGGCCGGAAGATTATCCGAAAGACGGCAGCTATAAAATTCCCGTCCCCTTCCCTGCCCCGAATTATACGATCGAAAATACGGTCAGCGCAGAAGTTCGCATTCGCTGGACGCGCGATCTGGAAGCATTTACCCATCCCCGTTTGATGGGCGATTTGCAGGAATTCCAGATTTACCGGAGCATCGCCGGAATGGGACCGTGGGAATTGATCGGCACGCTCCAAAAAGGCGCTGTCACCGGCGACGATATTTATGAATTCATCGATACCGATGAAAATTTCAAAGTGGGCGAAAAACGCTTTTATTCGGTGATTTCGGTCGATGAAAACGGCAACACCAGCGGTCGCACCAATATTGTGGAATTTGAAAAAAATATCGGATCGGTGGATAATTTCAGCCCGGAACAGGGTGATAAAATTTACGCCGTTCCCAACCCCTTCCGCATTTCCTCCGGATTTAGCGGCGGCGGCGCAACCGCCGGACAAATCGGGTTTTACGGACTCCCCCGGGAATGCACCATTCGCATTTATTCATACGCCGGACAGTTGATCGAAACGATCGAACACAACACACCGGTGTATTCTGTCGCATGGTTTCAGGCATCCCGTAACGATCAGGAAATTGCCTCCGGCGTCTATTTTTATGTGGTCACCACTCCGGAAGGCAAACAAACGCATGGCAAATTTGTGGTAATCAAGTGA
- a CDS encoding PorV/PorQ family protein, translating to MITNFNKIISLGLLITTLAFGFEKVGTTSFQFLKVGMSARSTGMGEAYSAAVFGADAVFWNPGALTTVRRFDVEASYMDYFFDVKHTSLAIGWNAGTWGVLGFQALLTDVGEIEETTVSQLGFNENDVYMPGLTGNTFSPGAMVLGVSWARSLTEQFSFGITAKFVREDLWLESASAVVFDGGLIYNTGFRTVQISAAVRHFGQNVAFIDKDFPLPQTFNIGISGFLMGPSANLGTISETHSVQVAFDMVQPRDYDQQYNVGLEYGFSNLLFLRGGYKMNYDEEGIALGMGMNYKGYRFDYSYNDYGDLLSGVHRFSVGLSLQ from the coding sequence ATGATCACCAATTTCAATAAAATTATAAGCTTAGGGCTTTTGATAACAACCCTTGCTTTCGGATTTGAAAAAGTGGGCACCACCTCTTTTCAATTTCTGAAAGTGGGCATGAGCGCGCGCTCCACCGGCATGGGTGAGGCGTATTCCGCTGCCGTTTTTGGCGCGGATGCGGTATTCTGGAATCCCGGAGCGCTGACGACCGTTCGCCGGTTCGATGTCGAAGCATCATACATGGATTACTTTTTTGATGTAAAACATACCTCGCTGGCGATCGGCTGGAATGCCGGAACCTGGGGCGTTTTGGGGTTTCAGGCTTTGCTGACGGATGTCGGAGAAATTGAAGAAACCACTGTTTCGCAACTCGGTTTCAACGAAAACGATGTGTACATGCCTGGACTGACCGGTAACACATTTTCGCCGGGCGCGATGGTTCTCGGCGTTTCGTGGGCGCGATCGTTGACTGAACAATTTTCATTTGGCATCACCGCCAAATTTGTCCGGGAAGATTTGTGGCTGGAAAGCGCCAGCGCCGTGGTTTTTGACGGCGGGTTGATTTACAACACCGGTTTCCGAACGGTGCAGATTTCCGCGGCGGTGCGCCATTTCGGGCAAAATGTGGCGTTTATCGATAAAGATTTTCCGCTGCCGCAAACCTTCAACATCGGCATCAGCGGCTTTTTGATGGGACCGTCCGCCAATCTCGGCACCATTTCCGAAACGCATTCGGTTCAGGTCGCATTCGACATGGTTCAACCGCGCGATTACGACCAGCAATACAACGTCGGGCTGGAATACGGGTTCAGCAATCTGCTGTTTTTGCGCGGCGGCTACAAAATGAATTACGATGAAGAAGGCATTGCCCTCGGCATGGGCATGAATTACAAAGGCTATCGTTTTGACTATTCGTA